Below is a window of Pseudomonadota bacterium DNA.
GCACCTGGGTACAGGCGTGGCCCTGATCGGCGTCGGCGGGGTGGACTGCGCCGCTACAGCGCAGGCCAAGTTGGATGCGGGCGCCGATCTCGTGCAGCTGTACACGGGCTACGTCTACCAGGGGCCGGCGCTCATCGGGCGCCTGCTCGAGGGCCTGGATCAGCCCTGATGCAGGGCGTGCTACTCGCCTTGCGCACAAGGCCTCGGTACGATTCTCAAGGCGACCCGCCTGGCCCGACAGATAGCCCTCTATCGCTGTGACCCACACCCCAAACGATTCTGAAGACGACGCTGCGCTCCTGGCGCGCATCGGGGCGGGCGATGAGGCCGCGATGAAGGTGATCTACGATCGCTACGCGGGGCCGCTTCGCTTCTTCGTGAGGACATGGCTCTCGGACGAACACGAGGGCGGCGACGTGGTGCACGAGGCGATGCTGGCCGTGTGGACCCAGGCGACCCGCTTCGAGGGGCGTTCCTCCGCCAAGTCGTGGATCTTCGGCATCGCACGCAACAAGGCGATTGACCGGGTGCGCGCCACCTCGCGCATGGTGCCGACGGAGCCCGAGCACTTCGACGATGCGGACGAGTCGCAGGACCTGCAGCACGACCTCGAAGCCATGCAGGACGCGGCAGTGGTGCGCGAGTGCGTCGAAGCGCTCGGTGAGGCCCATCGTCGGGCCGTGCACTTGGCCTTCTTCGAAGATATGGCCTACCGAGATATCGCCGACGTCGAAGGGTGCCCGGTCGGTACGATCAAGACGCGCATCCTGCACGCCAAGCGCTTGATCGTGCGCTGTGTGAGCCTCAAGCGCCGCGGCGCTTGAGCGCTGTTTACGGCAGGGTCGCGCTCACCACGAGATCCGCGCGCTCGCGAAGGCTCGTGAGCGCTGCGTCGCGTGCGCCTTCATCGGCGAACTGCAGCTGGTAGAGCCCCAAGGCCGAGGGACCGGAGACGATCTGGCCGCGCGTGTCGAGGAGCAGGGCGCGTAACGCCTGTTCCGACGCATCGGGTTGAAATGCCACCTGGAGGGTGAACGCGGCGGTGGCGACCTGGGCGGGATCGCCAGCCGTGACGTAGCGATCGCTCCCGGTGTTCGACAGCATGATGGCCTGGCCGAGCACCACGGCGGCGAGCACCGCCGCTGCCGCCCGCCACAAGGGCGAGGTCGTTGGGCGCTGGTCAGCCGTCCCAGGCGCTTCGCGGGGCGGCAGGGCCCGTTGCAGGCGACGCCAGCCGAGCTCCTCGGCAGGGCTTACGTCGCCTCCCTCTCGCACGGCCTGGCGGATGCTGCGGAACACCTCGATTTCGGCGGCGATGCGAGGGTCTTGGTCGGCCGCCTGTTGCACCTGTCGGCGCTCGTCGTCGCCCAGCTGGCCGTTGACGAACTCGGGGATCAGCGCGATCAGCGTGTCGGGCTCAGAGGTCTTGTCGTTCAAGCGCTTATCTCCGGTTCGGGACGGTGCCACGGCGAGCGATATCGTAGCGTAGATGGGGCGGCAGCGCCGGCCTTCGGACCGCGTCGCAGCAAGGGCTCTACGGGTTGGTCGTGACAAAAACGTAGGGGGTTCAAAATTTTTTGTGGGTTCCCCTCTCGAGGCCCGCTCGGCATCCTTTAGGGCCCTGAGACTGACGGCTCGCGGTGGGCGAGCCCCCACCCGAGGATCCAGCGCTTGCCACGATCGCACAGCGGATTGCCGGCGATGCTACTCGCTTGCATGGGCGTGGCTGCGATTGCCACCCCGATGCTCCCGGCGAGTGCGCTGGAGGAGGAGGCGTCCGCACGCGGTGGACCCCGCCTGCTCGGTAATGGGCGACTCCGTTACGAGACGGTGAACGATTCGCTGAACCCGAAGGACGCGACGGCGCTTACCGTGCGCTACCGCGGCGCCATCGAGGTGCCCCTGGGCCAGCGCCTCACCTTTCTCGGGGAGGTGGAGGGTAACGAGGACCTCATCGCCCGCTTCAACGATGGACGCGAGAACTGGACTAACCGTCTCGATAGGCCCTTCATTCTCGACCCCGACGGTCGCGAGCTCAATCGCCTGCAACTGCAAGCTGAGTTCGCGCCCGGCAAGCTGCTCACGATCGGCCGGCAACGGATCGTCCTCGACGACGAACGCTTCTTGGGCGTCTCGGCCTTTCGCCAGAACGATCGCACCTTCGACGCCGTGCGCCTCGGCGCCGACCTC
It encodes the following:
- a CDS encoding sigma-70 family RNA polymerase sigma factor, with product MTHTPNDSEDDAALLARIGAGDEAAMKVIYDRYAGPLRFFVRTWLSDEHEGGDVVHEAMLAVWTQATRFEGRSSAKSWIFGIARNKAIDRVRATSRMVPTEPEHFDDADESQDLQHDLEAMQDAAVVRECVEALGEAHRRAVHLAFFEDMAYRDIADVEGCPVGTIKTRILHAKRLIVRCVSLKRRGA